A genomic stretch from Mycobacterium cookii includes:
- a CDS encoding cyclopropane mycolic acid synthase family methyltransferase translates to MADNGSGDSTQLRPAYEDVQAHYDLSNEFFGLFQDPTRTYSSAYYERDDMTLEEAQIAKIDLALGKLGLQPGMTLLDVGCGWASVMKRAIEKYDVNVVGLTLSKNQRALGQQILDQVDTDRSRQVRLLGWEEFDEPVDRIVSIEAFEAFPKSRYKAFFDTCYRVMPSDGRMVLQTIMGHPLKRWPEMGIPITMSDLRFMRFIAAEIFPGGAVPSDEDVVEYSRNAGFSVEELQKITPHYVRTLDTWAQKLEAAREEAIAVTSQEVYDRYMRYLLGCSDFFQRNISEVGQFTLVKN, encoded by the coding sequence ATGGCGGACAACGGGTCGGGCGACTCGACGCAACTGCGGCCGGCTTACGAAGACGTCCAAGCCCACTACGACCTCTCCAACGAATTCTTCGGGCTGTTTCAGGATCCGACGCGCACCTACAGCTCCGCGTACTACGAACGCGACGACATGACGCTCGAAGAGGCCCAGATCGCCAAGATCGACCTCGCGCTCGGCAAACTGGGCCTGCAGCCTGGGATGACGCTGCTCGACGTCGGCTGCGGCTGGGCCTCGGTGATGAAGCGCGCCATCGAAAAGTACGACGTGAACGTCGTCGGGCTGACGCTGAGCAAGAACCAGCGCGCTCTGGGCCAGCAGATACTCGACCAGGTCGACACCGACCGCTCCCGTCAGGTGCGGCTGCTCGGCTGGGAGGAGTTCGACGAGCCCGTCGACCGCATCGTCAGCATCGAAGCGTTCGAGGCGTTCCCCAAATCGCGCTACAAGGCATTCTTCGACACCTGCTACCGCGTCATGCCGAGCGACGGCCGGATGGTTTTGCAGACGATCATGGGGCACCCGCTGAAGCGCTGGCCGGAGATGGGCATTCCGATCACCATGAGCGACCTCCGGTTCATGCGGTTCATCGCCGCGGAGATCTTCCCCGGCGGCGCGGTGCCGTCCGATGAAGACGTCGTCGAATATTCGCGGAATGCCGGCTTTTCGGTGGAAGAACTGCAGAAGATCACCCCGCACTATGTCCGCACCCTCGACACCTGGGCGCAGAAGCTGGAAGCCGCTCGCGAGGAAGCCATCGCGGTCACCTCGCAGGAGGTCTACGACCGCTACATGCGTTACCTGCTCGGGTGCTCAGACTTCTTCCAGCGCAACATCTCCGAGGTCGGACAGTTCACGCTGGTCAAGAACTAG
- a CDS encoding cyclopropane mycolic acid synthase family methyltransferase, whose product MSNTSGATPTSTPTAESKWLSKSAAQTRGSDKKEVQFHYDISNDFFRLWQDPSQTYSCAYFERDDMTLEEAQRAKVDLSLGKLGLKPGMTLLDIGCGWGSTIMRAVEKYDVNVIGLTLSENQKQHIEDHWFANSTSKRNMEVRLQPWEEFDEPVDRVVSIGAFEHFGFNKYDDYFKKTFNLMPEDGVMMLHTIIIPSDEEIKERQLPLKMSTVRFIKFIMDEIYPGGRLPLAAQVEDAAVKAGYSVTLKQKLRPHYARTLDTWASNLESKKDEAIAVTSEEIYERFLRYLTGCADLFRDGYTDVCQFTCEKAPA is encoded by the coding sequence GTGAGTAACACCTCAGGCGCAACGCCCACCTCGACACCTACCGCCGAGTCCAAGTGGCTGTCCAAGTCCGCGGCGCAAACGCGTGGTTCGGACAAGAAAGAAGTGCAGTTCCACTACGACATCTCCAACGATTTCTTCCGGTTGTGGCAGGACCCGTCCCAGACCTACAGCTGCGCGTACTTCGAGCGCGACGACATGACGCTGGAAGAGGCGCAGCGGGCCAAAGTCGACCTGTCGCTCGGCAAGCTCGGCCTGAAGCCCGGCATGACGCTGCTCGACATCGGCTGTGGCTGGGGCTCCACGATCATGCGCGCGGTCGAGAAATACGACGTCAACGTCATCGGGCTCACGTTGTCGGAAAATCAGAAGCAGCACATCGAAGACCACTGGTTCGCGAATTCGACCAGCAAGCGCAACATGGAAGTGCGTCTGCAGCCCTGGGAGGAGTTCGACGAGCCGGTCGACCGGGTGGTTTCGATCGGTGCTTTCGAACATTTCGGCTTCAACAAGTACGACGACTACTTCAAGAAGACGTTCAACTTGATGCCCGAAGACGGGGTGATGATGCTGCACACGATCATCATTCCGAGCGACGAGGAGATCAAAGAGCGTCAGCTGCCACTGAAAATGTCGACGGTGCGGTTCATCAAATTCATCATGGACGAGATCTATCCCGGCGGTCGTCTGCCGCTGGCCGCCCAAGTCGAAGACGCCGCGGTCAAGGCCGGCTACTCGGTGACGCTGAAACAGAAGCTGCGCCCGCATTACGCCCGGACCCTGGACACCTGGGCGAGCAATCTGGAGTCGAAGAAGGACGAGGCGATCGCGGTCACGTCCGAGGAGATTTACGAGCGATTCCTGCGCTACCTCACCGGTTGCGCCGATCTGTTCCGTGACGGTTACACCGATGTCTGCCAGTTCACCTGCGAGAAGGCGCCCGCTTAG
- a CDS encoding methylenetetrahydrofolate reductase: MQFGPCGGVRPDGQCEMRPGPCTFSDVVAWSGDRPATRPARAPLVLTDFSCLPFNRDDVAATAAVLAPGCDAVLVGEHQNRPDFPPTLMGSFLLDAGVVPWITLSCRDRNRVVLEQELRGLRSVGVGTVLCVTGDGRGYDVRPEVTQTFDLDGPRLVALAASVGVIPAVPETPTAPPVHARPARLVEKQRAGAGLAVLNHVPFPDTIAGFMATARSAGLAIPVIAAVAVFTDEMSAAVLQGLPGLELDPAATEMVLHASDPVAAGIEAALVEARALLAIDGVDGVNVSGLASAAGGRFGAEIKAEVGRRIREEVRRT, translated from the coding sequence ATGCAATTCGGGCCGTGCGGCGGGGTGCGACCCGACGGGCAATGCGAGATGCGTCCGGGTCCGTGCACATTCAGCGACGTCGTGGCGTGGTCGGGAGATCGGCCTGCGACGCGGCCTGCCCGCGCGCCGTTAGTGCTCACCGACTTCAGCTGCCTACCTTTCAATCGCGACGACGTCGCCGCCACTGCCGCCGTTCTGGCCCCCGGATGCGACGCGGTGCTGGTCGGCGAGCATCAAAACAGGCCGGACTTCCCGCCCACGCTGATGGGATCGTTTCTGCTCGACGCGGGTGTTGTGCCGTGGATAACGCTGTCCTGCCGGGACCGCAACCGGGTCGTGCTGGAGCAGGAACTGCGCGGCCTTCGCAGCGTCGGCGTCGGCACGGTGTTGTGCGTGACCGGGGACGGTCGTGGCTACGACGTCCGCCCGGAAGTGACGCAAACCTTCGACTTGGACGGCCCGCGCCTGGTCGCCCTGGCCGCCTCGGTCGGTGTCATCCCGGCAGTGCCGGAAACACCGACCGCGCCGCCGGTGCACGCGCGTCCTGCCCGATTGGTGGAAAAGCAACGCGCCGGTGCCGGCCTGGCCGTGCTCAACCACGTGCCGTTCCCGGACACGATCGCCGGATTCATGGCGACGGCGCGGTCGGCGGGTCTGGCGATTCCGGTGATCGCTGCCGTCGCGGTGTTCACCGACGAGATGTCGGCGGCGGTCTTGCAGGGTCTGCCCGGCCTCGAACTCGACCCGGCTGCGACGGAAATGGTCCTGCATGCGAGCGATCCGGTGGCAGCCGGGATCGAGGCGGCCCTCGTCGAGGCGCGGGCGCTGTTGGCCATCGACGGTGTCGACGGCGTCAACGTGTCGGGGTTGGCGTCGGCGGCGGGCGGGCGTTTCGGCGCCGAGATCAAGGCAGAGGTCGGTCGCCGGATACGGGAGGAGGTGCGGCGCACATGA
- a CDS encoding class I SAM-dependent methyltransferase, whose translation MSDAMDAEFDTVAEWTAQVAMDLGPDYYVPAGCRGSGSPAALDWLIDGMQLAPGATLLDCGAGVGGPAAYAARSRGTLPVLVEPEPGACRAATRLFDYPVLQAAGSTLPIADSSVDAAWALGVLCTTPQQQELLDELRRAVRPGGRIGLLVFVAQRDMSSSESEGNHFPRSSRLLGMVERASLRLEQWLSTANLPEMPATWTEQMDEIDRELNERYGDTEAWQVSERQSSRIGALLEEEALTGALLVLSRGAY comes from the coding sequence ATGAGCGACGCGATGGACGCTGAATTCGACACCGTCGCCGAGTGGACCGCGCAGGTAGCCATGGACCTCGGCCCGGATTACTACGTGCCGGCCGGCTGTCGAGGCAGCGGCAGCCCGGCAGCGCTGGATTGGCTCATCGACGGGATGCAGTTGGCACCGGGCGCCACATTGCTGGACTGCGGTGCGGGTGTCGGAGGTCCGGCCGCGTACGCCGCACGATCACGCGGCACGCTGCCGGTCCTGGTCGAGCCCGAACCGGGAGCGTGCCGGGCCGCGACGAGATTGTTCGACTACCCAGTGCTGCAGGCTGCGGGGTCGACACTGCCGATAGCGGACTCGAGTGTCGACGCGGCCTGGGCGCTCGGCGTGTTGTGCACGACGCCACAACAGCAAGAGTTGCTCGATGAGTTGCGTCGCGCGGTGCGCCCGGGCGGACGGATCGGACTGCTCGTCTTTGTTGCGCAGCGAGACATGTCGAGCAGCGAATCCGAGGGTAATCACTTTCCGAGGTCGAGCCGACTGCTGGGCATGGTGGAGCGGGCGTCGCTGCGGTTGGAGCAGTGGCTGAGCACCGCCAACCTGCCCGAAATGCCCGCAACGTGGACCGAGCAGATGGACGAGATCGACAGAGAGCTCAACGAGCGGTACGGCGACACCGAGGCATGGCAAGTGTCCGAGCGTCAAAGTTCTCGAATCGGAGCGCTTCTCGAGGAGGAGGCTCTAACCGGCGCGCTGCTCGTCTTGAGTCGCGGCGCTTACTGA
- a CDS encoding TetR/AcrR family transcriptional regulator yields the protein MATRQAVEERGTSVGGGREAQRLQTRARLFDVALTEIARSGLAGADVSAIAKAAGVVRGTFYFHFPTKEHVLVELERNEEVKIVEELTALRAEADDVETMLSTLVQRVSAAKHRLGVRVFREMLALHFSSTRPVESELARHPLAEFLIGVLAEAQQAGRVVGDADPAEIAVFVLTGLFALLATGAHDSGTPDALLSRYVRTVVKGLEKR from the coding sequence ATGGCAACGCGACAGGCCGTCGAAGAGCGCGGAACCTCGGTCGGCGGTGGGCGAGAGGCGCAACGGCTCCAGACCCGAGCGCGTCTGTTCGACGTTGCGCTGACCGAGATAGCGCGATCAGGTTTAGCCGGCGCCGACGTCAGCGCCATCGCGAAAGCTGCTGGGGTGGTCCGGGGAACGTTCTATTTTCACTTCCCGACCAAAGAGCATGTGCTGGTCGAATTGGAGCGAAACGAAGAAGTCAAGATCGTCGAGGAGCTCACCGCACTGAGGGCCGAGGCCGACGACGTGGAGACGATGTTGTCCACGCTTGTGCAGCGTGTGAGTGCGGCTAAACACCGCTTGGGCGTACGGGTATTCCGAGAAATGCTGGCACTGCACTTCTCGTCGACACGACCCGTCGAGTCTGAGTTGGCTCGGCACCCGTTGGCGGAATTCCTGATCGGCGTACTCGCTGAAGCCCAACAGGCGGGCCGGGTCGTGGGCGACGCAGACCCGGCTGAGATCGCGGTTTTCGTCTTGACCGGACTTTTCGCGCTGCTTGCCACCGGGGCGCACGATTCCGGCACGCCGGATGCGCTCTTGAGCCGCTACGTCAGAACAGTTGTCAAGGGATTGGAGAAACGATGA
- a CDS encoding NAD(P)/FAD-dependent oxidoreductase — MIDLLVVGGGPAGLATAIHGVRAGLEVVVAERRQGVIDKACGEGLMPHTLRHLDRLGVHPHGKPIRGISYRDGSRHVDAQFKHGAGRGVRRTVLHGALLDAAVEAGVQICHHEVREITQDCDSVRAGRWQARYLAAADGLHSPIRRSLGLEQPSPGNRRWGISRHVQTEPWSDHVEVYWAPGAEAYVTPVANDCVGIALLTSQRGGFGCRLAEFPALRDRIDGCAHEPDRAAGPLRQKVSHRTAGRVLLVGDAAGYVDALTGEGLGLAFGAAEAAVDCVLAERPADYDRQWRQLTRRYRMLTAALLQASAYGPARSRIVPAAAAMPAVFAGVVNLLAQ, encoded by the coding sequence ATGATCGACCTCCTCGTCGTCGGCGGCGGCCCCGCAGGGCTGGCGACTGCGATTCACGGGGTTCGGGCCGGGCTGGAAGTCGTTGTCGCCGAACGGCGTCAGGGTGTGATCGATAAAGCCTGTGGCGAAGGGCTGATGCCGCATACGCTGCGCCATCTGGACCGACTTGGGGTGCATCCGCACGGCAAGCCGATCCGGGGGATCAGCTATCGCGATGGATCGCGGCACGTCGATGCGCAGTTCAAGCATGGCGCCGGCCGCGGCGTGCGCCGGACGGTGCTGCACGGTGCATTGCTCGACGCCGCCGTGGAAGCCGGCGTGCAGATCTGTCACCACGAGGTACGCGAAATCACCCAAGACTGCGACAGTGTGCGCGCCGGACGGTGGCAAGCGCGGTACCTCGCCGCGGCCGATGGGCTGCACTCCCCTATCCGTCGTTCCCTGGGCCTGGAGCAACCGAGCCCGGGGAACCGCCGGTGGGGCATCAGCCGCCACGTGCAGACCGAGCCGTGGTCGGATCACGTCGAGGTGTACTGGGCGCCGGGAGCCGAGGCCTACGTGACTCCGGTCGCCAACGACTGTGTCGGCATAGCGCTGCTCACCTCGCAACGGGGCGGATTCGGTTGCCGCTTAGCCGAATTCCCCGCCCTTCGGGATCGCATCGACGGCTGCGCGCACGAGCCCGACCGTGCGGCCGGCCCGCTGCGACAGAAAGTGTCGCATCGCACGGCCGGCCGGGTGCTGCTCGTCGGCGACGCTGCCGGTTACGTCGACGCGCTCACCGGTGAGGGTCTCGGCCTGGCGTTCGGTGCGGCCGAGGCGGCGGTGGACTGCGTGCTCGCCGAGCGTCCGGCAGATTACGACCGGCAATGGCGCCAGCTGACTCGGCGCTATCGGATGCTGACTGCGGCGTTGCTGCAAGCGAGCGCCTACGGGCCTGCCCGGTCGCGCATCGTGCCAGCCGCGGCGGCCATGCCTGCCGTCTTCGCCGGCGTCGTGAATCTGCTTGCGCAGTAA
- a CDS encoding isoprenylcysteine carboxyl methyltransferase family protein gives MTWYALLIAAVAIERLIEVRVAERHRVVSKSHGGVEFGSGHYPAMVLLHTVLLVGCLAESILLHRNFIPALGWPMFAIVVAAQALRWWCITTLGYQWNTRVIVIPGAPRVTGGPYRLIPHPNYVAVIAEGLALPLVHSAWITAVVFSALNAWLLSTRVKVENTALAGLT, from the coding sequence ATGACCTGGTATGCGCTCTTGATCGCCGCGGTCGCGATCGAGCGGCTGATCGAAGTACGCGTCGCCGAACGTCACCGAGTCGTCAGCAAGTCACACGGTGGAGTGGAATTCGGCTCCGGACACTACCCGGCGATGGTGTTGTTGCACACGGTCCTGCTGGTTGGATGCCTGGCTGAGTCAATCCTGTTGCACCGCAACTTTATACCAGCTCTCGGCTGGCCGATGTTTGCCATCGTGGTTGCGGCGCAAGCGCTGCGGTGGTGGTGCATCACCACCTTGGGCTACCAATGGAACACCCGCGTGATCGTGATCCCGGGCGCGCCCCGTGTCACCGGTGGCCCGTACCGGTTGATACCGCATCCGAACTATGTCGCGGTGATCGCCGAAGGTCTCGCATTGCCGCTGGTGCACAGCGCGTGGATCACTGCGGTGGTGTTCTCGGCCCTCAACGCGTGGCTGCTGAGCACGCGGGTCAAAGTCGAGAACACGGCACTGGCGGGCCTGACATGA